The genomic region ACTAATAGcgcaaaataatttaaaacatatgGTTGCTCCAACTGACAAAAACTgtgcaaaaataaatgttacaaaaataaatggtATTGCTGATACGAAAAATACTAGTGGTAGAGCAAGAGTTAAAATGCTATTCTGAACTGCTGCATATATTAAAGCTTTTCTTTCAGAAGGATCGGTACTattcatgtatttatatatattactagcTGCCCAgtatattactttttcaaAGAAATTGTTTATCGCTGAAAAAAGTGTACTTAAAAAGGTTGTACATTTGTTAAAGAATTCCATAAATGACACTTTTGTATTAGTTTTATCCGTAGGTTCTCCTTTATCATCATATTCTGATTCACCAAAGTAGTATTCATTTTCCGTGTCACCCGTTCCATTATTTCCTGATGGAACATTATCAAATTTTTCTGATTCATAATTGTCGGCttcattttctaaattttcgTTTTCATTATCGTAAAACCTAACTTTTATTCCTATATTTTCTGGCTTCTTCTCATTCTCAAATAATAATCTCTCCTTTCTTGAATCTAATATGCTATCCACAATGCTTCTATTATTTAAAGATTTATCTACGGTACACtaaagaaaaggaaattttttcattatttatgaagtgataaatttatatacgcctttaaaattttttttcatatatatatatttgtatatttaacatGATTCAACAGAAAACATAAAACGAATATTCTCggatattattgttatacctcattgttaataaaagtatatatccaaataaaaagaataaatgtcagagttttaaatgaaatatttgaTAACATCTTTCCATTCATGTTCGATTTTTTTAATGctataatttctttatattgtGAAAATATTTACGATATATTCAAGAGGTAGTTACGACTCtgttatattcatttttattttattcaataatttttttttcttttttaaattttattaaatagcTTAAttgaaat from Plasmodium malariae genome assembly, chromosome: 11 harbors:
- the PmUG01_11015100 gene encoding Plasmodium exported protein, unknown function, whose translation is MNGKMLSNISFKTLTFILFIWIYTFINNECTVDKSLNNRSIVDSILDSRKERLLFENEKKPENIGIKVRFYDNENENLENEADNYESEKFDNVPSGNNGTGDTENEYYFGESEYDDKGEPTDKTNTKVSFMEFFNKCTTFLSTLFSAINNFFEKVIYWAASNIYKYMNSTDPSERKALIYAAVQNSILTLALPLVFFVSAIPFIFVTFIFAQFLSVGATICFKLFCAISYIGGIIALLLPLIIGLLMVVYIPINYFKYLIGYGEKEDKTEL